The following proteins are encoded in a genomic region of Danio rerio strain Tuebingen ecotype United States chromosome 16, GRCz12tu, whole genome shotgun sequence:
- the cmtm8b gene encoding CKLF-like MARVEL transmembrane domain-containing protein 8b isoform X2, with protein MELCCLTGMEVDSESRIDSSSADRTSRSSNLESLGLTHSKLAYDGNFIRSASGVLMVGEIVFGLFVWTLIGGTEYLHVPALRWVMFVSVFYWVLTVILFLLYLITLHIRITWIPWNILGMCFHGSATVLYLSAAVMGTLSLNVANRGRYYFICWVASTIFASLATLCYAGNTAVNFKSWRSKSEDT; from the exons ATGGAACTATGCTGTCTGACTGG AATGGAGGTCGACTCCGAGTCCCGCATCGACAGCAGCAGCGCTGACAGAACCAGCAGAAGCTCCAATCTGGAGAGTTTAGGCTTGACACACTCCAAACTAGCGTATGATGGGAACTTTATTCGCTCTGCTTCTGGTGTGTTGATGGTCGGAGAAATC GTGTTTGGGCTTTTCGTGTGGACTCTGATTGGTGGGACGGAGTACCTGCATGTTCCTGCTCTGCGCTGGGTAATGTTTGTGTCAGTCTTTTACTGGGTGCTCACCGTCATCCTCTTTCTCTTATACCTGATCACGCTCCACATCAGGATAACCTGGATCCCTTGGAACATTCTG GGAATGTGTTTTCACGGCAGTGCCACTGTATTGTACCTGAGTGCAGCTGTGATGGGGACATTATCTTTGAATGTGGCCAATAGAGGGCGCTATTACTTCATCTGCTGGGTGGCATCAACG ATATTTGCCTCACTGGCGACACTATGTTATGCAGGAAATACAGCTGTGAATTTTAAATCCTGGAGATCAAAAAGCGAAGATACATAA
- the cmtm8b gene encoding CKLF-like MARVEL transmembrane domain-containing protein 8b isoform X1, giving the protein MRYVNHSTRMEVDSESRIDSSSADRTSRSSNLESLGLTHSKLAYDGNFIRSASGVLMVGEIVFGLFVWTLIGGTEYLHVPALRWVMFVSVFYWVLTVILFLLYLITLHIRITWIPWNILGMCFHGSATVLYLSAAVMGTLSLNVANRGRYYFICWVASTIFASLATLCYAGNTAVNFKSWRSKSEDT; this is encoded by the exons ATGCGTTACGTGAATCACTCGACCCG AATGGAGGTCGACTCCGAGTCCCGCATCGACAGCAGCAGCGCTGACAGAACCAGCAGAAGCTCCAATCTGGAGAGTTTAGGCTTGACACACTCCAAACTAGCGTATGATGGGAACTTTATTCGCTCTGCTTCTGGTGTGTTGATGGTCGGAGAAATC GTGTTTGGGCTTTTCGTGTGGACTCTGATTGGTGGGACGGAGTACCTGCATGTTCCTGCTCTGCGCTGGGTAATGTTTGTGTCAGTCTTTTACTGGGTGCTCACCGTCATCCTCTTTCTCTTATACCTGATCACGCTCCACATCAGGATAACCTGGATCCCTTGGAACATTCTG GGAATGTGTTTTCACGGCAGTGCCACTGTATTGTACCTGAGTGCAGCTGTGATGGGGACATTATCTTTGAATGTGGCCAATAGAGGGCGCTATTACTTCATCTGCTGGGTGGCATCAACG ATATTTGCCTCACTGGCGACACTATGTTATGCAGGAAATACAGCTGTGAATTTTAAATCCTGGAGATCAAAAAGCGAAGATACATAA
- the cmtm8b gene encoding CKLF-like MARVEL transmembrane domain-containing protein 8b isoform X3, whose product MEVDSESRIDSSSADRTSRSSNLESLGLTHSKLAYDGNFIRSASGVLMVGEIVFGLFVWTLIGGTEYLHVPALRWVMFVSVFYWVLTVILFLLYLITLHIRITWIPWNILGMCFHGSATVLYLSAAVMGTLSLNVANRGRYYFICWVASTIFASLATLCYAGNTAVNFKSWRSKSEDT is encoded by the exons ATGGAGGTCGACTCCGAGTCCCGCATCGACAGCAGCAGCGCTGACAGAACCAGCAGAAGCTCCAATCTGGAGAGTTTAGGCTTGACACACTCCAAACTAGCGTATGATGGGAACTTTATTCGCTCTGCTTCTGGTGTGTTGATGGTCGGAGAAATC GTGTTTGGGCTTTTCGTGTGGACTCTGATTGGTGGGACGGAGTACCTGCATGTTCCTGCTCTGCGCTGGGTAATGTTTGTGTCAGTCTTTTACTGGGTGCTCACCGTCATCCTCTTTCTCTTATACCTGATCACGCTCCACATCAGGATAACCTGGATCCCTTGGAACATTCTG GGAATGTGTTTTCACGGCAGTGCCACTGTATTGTACCTGAGTGCAGCTGTGATGGGGACATTATCTTTGAATGTGGCCAATAGAGGGCGCTATTACTTCATCTGCTGGGTGGCATCAACG ATATTTGCCTCACTGGCGACACTATGTTATGCAGGAAATACAGCTGTGAATTTTAAATCCTGGAGATCAAAAAGCGAAGATACATAA